One Coffea eugenioides isolate CCC68of chromosome 2, Ceug_1.0, whole genome shotgun sequence genomic window, AACAGTCTGATTTACAAACCTAGCACTGGCAACAATGTAGTAATCACTGCTTGCATTCTGATCCATGGTTACCAAAAACGAGAAAGACTGCCCAACATGGATGTCCATGCTAGTATAATTTTGCTGCGATGTATAATACCCCTCTGTCTCAGCTAGAAGCAAATTATGACTCTGAATACGGAAGTTCAAACAAGTTGAGACTCCAACATTGTGCACCCGAACTCGATAGGTTTTACCTGGAGTTTGTTATTAACAGCCACCATAATTAGAAAAAACTGTAGCGTTATCAAATAGTATCAAGAATGGTGGGCTATTATCCGTCATTGTTAGAGATATTAAGCCCCGCAACAGCAATATCAAATAGCAACAGCAATAACTGTCTGTAATATAGCATAGATGACATCATTTGAAAGATTTTGTGGTTCTTGGGAAGTGTAATGAAAATCAATTTCATCAGGTATGGGTTTTGTCTGAGTTCAAGGTCAACTAAGTTCCAATATGGCATTTAATAGGCAATCATAGTTTGTCACCTTAGAGggaaataatcatgaaatgaATAAACTTTCCCTTTCATAGGCATTTCTTTTTGCATCTCCATTGGGAGAGATGAACATAAGGACAGCACGTGAAGACATGGTTTTCAGCCAAAATGCTACGGTAAATATTCAAATTGTTTGAAATATCACCTGGATCAACATTAATAGTCTCATAATCAATGCCATCTGGAACAAGCGTGTTGTTGTATCTATATGGTCCCTTGCCATTTATAATAACTCCATCCGGCATTCCTAGTTGTTTCCCATTATCAAGGGCCTCTCGTAAAGCCTAGTTAACATCAAAGAAAGACCAAAGCTGCACATTAAACAACATAATATTCTTCAGTTTGCAGAGGAAAACTTAAAAACCAACAGACACTTGCCGTATGATTCTGAGTATACCAATCACCAATCATGAGGACAATGTCTCCATCAGGCATTGCAAAAGGAATTGGAATTATATCGCGGTTAGTCACAATAAAAGGACCAAAACCACCAGCTGCTCTCTGCAGGTTGAGAGATGGGTAGTAGAAGAAGCTACCAATCTGGTCCTTCACCTGAAACTGGTAAGTCCAGTTCCATTTAGAAGGAATTGGGCAATTGGTACCTAAAACACCATCTTGCCAAGAGGAACGGCGCATCTGGATCCCAGGCCTGTTAGAAAACGAAACCAAATTATTAGAAGCAGAGCAAAAGCAAAACTTTAAGATTTATCGAGATCCGAATCATACTTCTTCAGTCAACCCTACCATGTAATAAGAAGATCTTCATCTAATTTGTTCCTAACATTCAGCACAACATTGTAATTGGTTGTAACATTAATAACAGGACCTGGAAATTTGTTGTTGACAGCTATAACCTGCAAGGAGATGTGAACTCAGCTTTAATAGAGTGACCAAGCCCCATAAGTTGGTTAAACACATTTGTAATTCTCAGTGAACTACCTGAAGAGACAGTAACACAAAAAAGACACTAAAGCAACAACCTCGattcgaaaaaaaaaacaacctcGATTGAAACATACTACAGTACCATTTAGTAATGAAATAATGTATGAAAAATTACAGAGAAAAGCATCAAAGGAGCAAAGCAATGAAAACTTGAAATGTGGTCCCTAACAAACCTTTTTGGCATCAATCCAACTTTATGGCACGTTCGGTGATATAATgcgagaaaaggaaaaactatACATACATAAACAACATAAAAGATGCACTTTTCTTGGATAATATTAGAATCTTTCAGTATCCCAATTTTTGCACAAAATCTTTCAGGACCAACATCTGATGAAAATGCCCTTAAATCCCAGAACGCGAAATTAAGAATATTATCGGagaaaataaatcatcaaaGCAGAAATCAAGAATTCACTGTCGCTAAGGTTCTCCAGTCGAACAATAAAAAGACGAAGAAAAAATTATGAAGTTCTTAGGGGTCAAAACAGAACATTCAATTCACGAGAAACTGAATGGCAAAAAGACAAATGAAAAATCAGATGGAAACAATCAACCAATCCACAAAGATGAAAGAAAAGACTTGAGAAAGAACAAAGCTgaaacaagaaaagttgaatAGACCTGCTGGGGAACCCCAAGTGGAGAAGCAGTGGTGTAAGAGACCTCGAAGTCAAAGAAAGCAAAAGGATCAGCAGCAAATGAGAGACTAAAGAGAATAGCAATGTGAATCAACCAGAAAGCCGCTGTTGTCCCCAGTACGGCCATTAGAAATTCAAATTTCCTCCGAACAACTTCTGCTCAGAGAGATGATCTTTCTACAGTCGAGAAATATCCAAGTAATCCAAAAGCTTCTCACTTCGTCCGTTACATGACAAAACGTGAATAAAGCAAAGAAAAATGGAGGAAGAGGTGTGAAAGCGGCGGTTAGGCTCTCCTCGTTCTTCTTCTAgcagggagggagggagggagagagagtggAGTGTGACGGAGTGCAATGGTGGTGTGTTTAGACAACTTGTTCTTTCTTAgtaagaatgaaaaaaaaatttctcttttttttttactttaagaAAACAATTAACTTTTCGTTTTGCCCTAAACGCGCTCGGTTCTCCTCTAGAAATGTGTGGCGTGATGTGCGTTCTTCCAACTGGTGACTGGCTTGACCAGTTGGACGATGCATTTCATTTGCCTTTTTTCCCCTCTCTCTTTAAAAATTGGTCtccattatttatttttcccaGCAGAGGAGACTTAAAAGCAAATTGGAGTGAGTAAAAATATGTAAGCTTATTTCCAGCAAGACTAATAGTGTACAACTTTTTAATAGCTTAATGTGACTCACCAACGAGGCAAATTACCTTCTCTCGTTTTGTTTTTTCCTCAATTGATGTACCTATGAATCATAGgcgttttatttttcattattaaCAAATCTGTATTAGATTTCTGATCTTTATGCATTTTTTATTCTACTTTCACATAGacttgtaaattgatcaaaaacTTGGTTTTGATATCAAATGTATTTTTAGGTTCAGAGAACGAGGTGTAGATGATGTCGGATACATATTTCTTTCCTCCCTTCTCTTTTAATGTTTGGATAgtaaaattatctcaaataatatttcgtttacatcataaacacatttcccaatccacttttttatatttccaataacctttttatctcacatacaacACATCACAAAAAgggttacagtaattattccaaataatactTCAAA contains:
- the LOC113762385 gene encoding monocopper oxidase-like protein SKS1 — encoded protein: MAVLGTTAAFWLIHIAILFSLSFAADPFAFFDFEVSYTTASPLGVPQQVIAVNNKFPGPVINVTTNYNVVLNVRNKLDEDLLITWPGIQMRRSSWQDGVLGTNCPIPSKWNWTYQFQVKDQIGSFFYYPSLNLQRAAGGFGPFIVTNRDIIPIPFAMPDGDIVLMIGDWYTQNHTALREALDNGKQLGMPDGVIINGKGPYRYNNTLVPDGIDYETINVDPGKTYRVRVHNVGVSTCLNFRIQSHNLLLAETEGYYTSQQNYTSMDIHVGQSFSFLVTMDQNASSDYYIVASARFVNQTVWQRVTGVAILHYSNSKGKASGPLPDPPNDVYDSSYALNQAMSIRQNVTASGARPNPQGSFHYGQINVTDTYILRSVPPVTIEGKLRATYNGISFVKPETPFRLADAFNVKGAYKLDFPSQPLDRPPKMDRSIINATYKGFIEIILQNNDTVAQSFHLDGYSFFVVGMGSGNWTENSRGSYNRWDAISRSTVQVFAGGWTAVLVSLDNVGIWNLRSENLDRWYLGQETYMRIVNPEDAGNKTELPVPDNVLYCGALAKFQKPQKASSATTIHVGSKAYLTLLVVFFAMIYILC